Proteins encoded in a region of the Paenibacillus wynnii genome:
- a CDS encoding response regulator transcription factor: MSNWVFNPMFGSKLKHINFSQEVDFTRDLLKTLLVMQETNPLIAEVYLYIDDNKTLISSSRGVNRIQEPSDTSYSGFRKLMETNQNFFWTKSLFIPGISDNPLLHTELKYNLIHKLPSDSSDKYGVLVVRLDEAKVKLLFSEIEDSEATLLLDHEGDILSRGDQKSPHKAFLEESVRNKVFAHWKDQKQETFPTRLENKNYSISYYTFSRLDTNWIFATAYDVSNVLRPVIVMSRVIMIISVSGLLTAIILSWLASQRLYQPIARLIGAISNGKLQRGMENGDELRFIEKEWNNLSRESQILQTRVEEQLPTLREGFMLQLVQGRLYYLSDNELKSRLSYYGWKTVDQQFTVILLQLNGLMNVGGKFTEEDEQLVTFAAANIVDELTDIRLEQTYVINFQDSTVGIIIGMPLDLPVSTIKKELTQLSEEIISILDNILKLQVTVCMGPLSPILGRVPKMIEEARHTLKFRKLIEDNQIIDMDSLLVTGDFTFVYPFEIEKELIYAIRLGQREEAFSRAEDFVAELEKNVGVQHFVQQAMAQLVGNINNALLQAGFNVYSIYKGQNIYGEIQQLRQTQEMLKWFKNMIITPYLTEMNETYNSQMTQVVEKVVRLVDDRYMTDLSLEECADLLGVNVSSLSKTFKQIKGINYVDYVTNVRIEASKKLLEETNMKISEIAEKVGYQHSWFNRVFKKSEGVTPTQYRENKQ, from the coding sequence ATGTCAAATTGGGTTTTCAATCCTATGTTTGGGTCAAAGCTCAAACATATTAATTTCAGTCAGGAAGTTGATTTCACCAGAGATCTGCTTAAGACATTATTAGTTATGCAGGAAACAAACCCACTCATTGCGGAAGTCTATTTGTATATAGATGACAATAAAACGCTAATAAGCAGCTCGCGCGGCGTGAATAGAATCCAGGAGCCTTCAGATACTTCATATTCTGGTTTTCGAAAATTAATGGAAACCAATCAGAATTTCTTCTGGACTAAATCACTATTTATACCGGGAATATCCGATAATCCGTTACTTCATACAGAACTTAAGTACAATCTGATTCACAAACTGCCCAGTGATTCATCAGATAAATATGGGGTTCTTGTGGTTCGGTTGGATGAAGCCAAAGTGAAATTATTGTTCAGTGAGATCGAAGATTCCGAGGCAACCCTTTTACTCGATCATGAAGGAGATATATTAAGCAGAGGAGACCAAAAGTCACCCCATAAAGCCTTTCTGGAGGAATCCGTTCGTAATAAGGTATTTGCCCACTGGAAGGATCAAAAACAAGAAACATTTCCGACCAGATTGGAGAATAAAAATTATTCGATCTCTTACTACACATTCTCCAGGCTAGATACGAACTGGATTTTCGCAACTGCTTATGATGTTTCAAATGTACTCCGACCCGTAATCGTCATGTCTCGTGTGATTATGATAATAAGTGTAAGCGGCCTCTTAACTGCGATCATTCTATCTTGGCTCGCTTCTCAGAGGTTATATCAACCTATAGCCCGATTAATTGGTGCTATATCAAATGGTAAACTGCAACGCGGGATGGAGAATGGTGATGAGCTAAGATTTATTGAGAAGGAATGGAACAATTTATCACGGGAGAGCCAAATCTTACAGACTCGGGTCGAAGAACAACTTCCTACCCTTCGAGAAGGGTTCATGCTGCAGCTGGTTCAGGGTCGCCTCTATTATTTATCTGATAATGAACTTAAATCCAGATTGTCATATTACGGTTGGAAGACGGTTGACCAACAATTCACAGTCATTCTGTTGCAGTTAAACGGATTGATGAATGTAGGAGGGAAATTTACTGAGGAGGATGAGCAACTAGTCACCTTTGCGGCCGCTAATATTGTAGATGAACTTACCGACATACGCTTAGAGCAGACCTATGTTATTAATTTTCAGGACTCGACCGTAGGCATCATTATAGGAATGCCATTAGATTTACCAGTTTCTACAATTAAGAAGGAATTAACTCAACTTTCTGAGGAGATCATTTCTATATTGGACAACATCCTTAAACTTCAAGTAACGGTGTGTATGGGTCCTCTCAGCCCGATTCTTGGACGAGTCCCAAAAATGATTGAAGAAGCGCGTCACACTCTTAAATTTCGTAAGCTGATCGAAGATAACCAGATCATTGATATGGATTCGCTATTAGTTACAGGCGATTTTACTTTTGTATATCCTTTTGAGATAGAGAAAGAACTGATCTATGCTATCCGATTGGGACAACGTGAAGAAGCTTTTAGCAGAGCTGAAGATTTCGTAGCTGAATTAGAAAAAAATGTAGGTGTACAGCATTTCGTTCAGCAAGCTATGGCGCAATTGGTTGGTAATATTAACAACGCCCTGCTTCAAGCAGGATTCAATGTCTACAGCATCTATAAAGGCCAGAACATATATGGGGAGATTCAGCAGCTTAGACAAACACAGGAAATGCTGAAATGGTTCAAGAATATGATCATTACTCCTTATTTAACTGAAATGAATGAGACTTACAATTCGCAAATGACACAAGTCGTAGAGAAGGTAGTCCGCCTAGTTGATGATAGATACATGACGGACCTGTCATTAGAGGAATGTGCTGATTTGCTCGGAGTAAATGTCTCTTCCCTCAGCAAAACGTTCAAGCAAATTAAGGGAATTAATTATGTTGATTATGTAACTAATGTGCGTATCGAAGCCTCAAAAAAACTGTTAGAGGAAACGAATATGAAAATTAGCGAAATTGCAGAGAAGGTCGGTTATCAGCATTCCTGGTTTAATCGAGTATTTAAGAAGTCTGAAGGGGTTACACCGACTCAATACAGAGAAAATAAACAATAG